Below is a window of Malus domestica chromosome 13, GDT2T_hap1 DNA.
AGAAGAACAAAGCTGCGTATAAAAATGAATGCTCAATATTTGACATAAGCATACCTTTCTCGGCCTTTTGGCTAAGATCAAGTGTAGTATCTGTTCTTATCAGTTTAATATCTGATACGTGAATCAATGGTTTACatgatattaaattaatttttttagggtGAGGGCTCGCTACATTAGCTTGCTACTGGGGTTCTTGCGTGTCCCCCAAGCTTTGCACTATTGCTTGGGCCTGGCACGACCCACCAAATTCTAGGTTAAAATTTTCAAGGCCCAACATATATTAAGCAATACCAATCATCCTTGTTGGAAACCAATTTTGTGACGGTGCTTtagttcaattttattttagacCTTCGCTCCTCATCCCAGCTCGTATCCCCTTTTATTTCTGAAATTGAAGTTCCAATTAGCTTTTGGCAATACCATCTTCACTTCGCTGTTTGTGTATACGTTTTCATATCCCACATCGGCTGCACAAAAAACGTGGGAGAAACAAGACTTATGTTGTAAACATAGACGTCCCATTATTTGGTTTGAGGGGATGACATCATGTCTATGTAAGCAATGACATTTATGCAACATGTtccataaacatgcttaatataaaatcagttcataaactcgtaaggcatgctattcatttatgcaattaaactatgaaatcatgtaattttagaaggggtccactcacagatactccgtagCAATAGAGTTGTGTGTATAAGGATTAAGAATTTTCCCAttagcaacttcacctaagcacaaaaaaatgtacaatttatcaaattacccaactatagaatttcaagaaatgaaAATGGGTCTTAGGTTTGgatccggattagggtttaggtttaggttaaatagggttaggacctattgggttttgggtttggatagtttaggaacaaaggggtggtttggcttgagcccaaacccacacaacacacatacacacacgccaGCACatgcacaacacacacacacgtgcacCACACACATTCACACacgcttacacacacacacacacgtgcaccacacacactgcacacgtGCACACACACGACACAACACACAtagcacaacacacacacacacacacacacatcgcAGCCCACACCACACATACACTGTACTGCACACACATTTACGACACTGACCAACAAACAACAAGGTAATTAATTACCTGGGTTCGAATTCAAAGGGGTCCGTGCACCCACAGCAACAAACTCGCCGAAGTTCGTCCTCGGGGAAGGTATGCATGCACATGTAGCGGATAACAGGGCTGAGATTAAGGGTAAGAGCTCAAAGCTCTCGGGTCTTCAATGGCAGAGGACTCGGAGTTGCTCTGATGTTGCATGCAAAGCTGCAGTCGTGTTCCCTATGTCCCAAAGGTTCGAAGTATCAAGATTTGGGGTTAAATTTGTGAAGGAACGAGCACTGGTGGTGGCTGGTTTTGATGGAGCTAGAGAGAGAGCTTCGGGAGTTAGAAGGAGAGTGAGGTTGCAgggatgaagaaaaagaaaaagagagagagtaaaagtacattttaataaaaaaaaatgtaaagtaGTGTTTGATGGTGGTGAGTGGGTagatagagaaaaaaaaaatgtaagggaaaagagagagagtggaAGAACCGGttaaaaggaagagagagagagagagatggctaGGTTTAAATGAGAATAAAGACTAAATTGATAGACCTAAACATGTTTCAGGAGGAATATAGAAATATAGCTAAAAAAACAGGTGGGGGTGGGTGGGTACAACATAAAGTCTTTTCTTACAAACTGTTGAGTGGTAAAGTTGGACAATTTCTAAGCACCTGCTATTATAAGTGTGAGTAAGTCTTTTCTTACAAACTCAACACCTAAGTTGTAAAGTTGGGACAATTTCTAAGCACTTGCTATTATAAGTATGAGTGAGTCCGACTTTTTTGCAGTGTTGTTGCTATTATAAGTATGGCTGTATGAGTAAGACTAACTTTTTGCAGTGTCAATAACAACAGTTTGCAAAAACAAACAGAAACCAAATGCCGTTTACTTTCACTAATAGTGCTTTAGTTTGACATTCAACTTAAGAACAGATCTATGATTCTATGTATCCATAATCCCATACCCCTTAACGAATGTAAAATCCTCAGTCCCAGAAACAATTCCAAACTTTCTTCCTTCCATTGAATAATGGTTAGCTCCTTGAATTGCCAGACTACTTCTTCCATTTTCTCCATTCGTGGATATCACTCTTAGTTTACCTTTATACAACTAAAAAACTAAATCATATTCATAAAATATGATTTGTTTATGCATTGTTACAACCTAACACACTTAGTTTAATTAGCAATATTTTTCTCTCAGTTGTAGAAAAGAGGTTTCTAGCTTGAATCCTTCGTTTTCTtaataaacaacaacaaaaatgaatGTACTTAAAAATTTATAAGGTTCATATTTATTACGTAACTTTAggtgacaaaagaaaaatatgaggCCATtgaaaatggggatccctttggATAAAGGCTTATATATGCAAAACCCAAAATATCATCCGGGACTCGGTCAATGCGAATGACAATTTAGCGGTTTCTCTGTCTTACCGTTGTTCTCCAACCAATACCGACCTCCTATCCCAACGTCCCCTACACCCCTGGgacaaaaacacacacacaatcaATTTCCAAAGAAAACAAAGatcaaaaagaaaacaaagatgcAGTAAAAATGAAAGCCAAACAATTTGTTTTCTTCCAAGTTTCCAAGTTTTCCTGTACTCTAACACAATAGACCTTTTTCCTCCCTCACCACTAACCTCTCAAATCCCCTCTCAAAGGGGTTTCTCTTTCCAGCAATGATCTACAAATCCCACATTTTGTTTCCTCTGGTTTTGTTATCCTTGTTCTCATCAAACACCGTTCGTGTTCGAAGCGAAGGCTCCGGCTCAGAGTCCTATATACTTTCCTGTGGCTCGTCTTCCGACGGGGAAACGGATTCTGATGGCCGGAAATGGACAACGGATTCCAAATACCTCGTCGCCTCCAACAATACGAAGACTGCGAAAGCCGAGTACCAAGACCCTGCCCTGCCATCCAAAGTCCCATTCACGACAGCACGAATCATGAACTCTGCAACATCATACAAGTTCTCTGTTCCATCAAGCAAACGCATGTTGGTCAGGTTCCAATTCTACCCATCCACGTACGACTCCGCCGATTCCTTGAACGGGGTTTTCGAAGTCACCGCCAACGGCCTCACCCTGCTTAAAAACTTCAGTCCTTTCATCACAGCGTTGGCCCTCACGCAGTACTACATCATAAGAGAGTACTCAATTGTCCCCGCCGAGTCCGGCATTCTCAATATCACGTTCACGCCGTCCCCGAATCGCGAAAATACGTTCGCTTTCGTGAACTCAGTGGAGGTGATCCCAATGGAGGAAATCTTCAAGCCGACCGACTTGATCGGCTTCCGAGGCCAAACTATCGACGTCCAAAACTCCTCCCTCCAGACAATGTACAGGTTAAGCGTCGGAGGGGAGTACATTCCCGCAAACAAGGATTCGGGACTCGCACGAACATGGTGGGACGACTCGCCATACCTACTAAATTCAGCTTACGGGGCCTCGTATTTCGACGGGGCATTTCTCGGGGTTTCGATCAAAGCTCCTGAAAATGTCACCATCGGACACACGAAGGACGTCCCCGAATATATTGCTCCTCTAACGGTGTACAAAACTGCGAGATCGATGGGGCCGAACCCTCACTTCAACGAGAAATACAACCTCACTTGGGTTTTTCAGGTGGACGCAAATTTCACCTACGTCGTTCGGTTCCATTTCTGCGACTTTCAAAACACACTGGTGAACCAGAGAACGTTCGATATATATCTCAACAATAAAACGGCGGAGGAGTCGGCGGATGTGATCCAGTGGGCCGGGGCAATCGGAATCCCGGTTTACAAGGATTATGCCACTCATGTGAACGACAGAGACGGTGATGATCTTCTTTGGGTGGGTTTGCATCCGAATGTGAAGACGCATCCGCAGTACTATGATGCCATACTCAATGGACTGGAGGTTTTTAAGGTTAATGACAAGCACGGGAACTTGGCGGGTTCAAATCCTGTGCCTTCAAAAATGCTTCTTAAGGCAGACGCTGCAGCCAGGGGTATACTGGCAAACACTGCCTAGGGTTTTGAAGTGATTTTCTGGAAAGGATACCTTGTAATTATACTCCAAAAAGTTTGATTCACtggttttaattttaaatttgtttaaatttgacaattttgattcttttttGTAACTTTAATTTGAGATGGTCGACTATGGTCTGAATAAATTTGACTCAGGGTTAATTTCACCTATATAAGCTAACAATTAGTGTAAATATCCTTGTCGCGTTTGAAAAGTCCTGAGACGTATAAACTCTTTACTAACACTAATATTGTAACTTTGAGATAATCACAAAATTTGAGTGTCCGTAATTGTTTTTTCCTTCAACTTGTGTATTGATTTCTGAAAAAAGCATTATTTAATTTTCCACATGCAATCTAGCTAGGCTAAATCGTCAAAATGGTCTccgagatttgcataacttatcactttggtccttgagattccaaatcgataaaagtggtccctgagattgtccaccatccatcattttggtcattccgttaaaaactccattaagtgttCCAGatctcttggccggaagtttgagcaatttcaaatttgaggctatttttcggccatctccagcaaccattgtgcttcaaaataggtataatcttattctacactttcctatcttcattttgatatattatgggttgaatttgattaagaaacgattgagttacgaagctttgaaaattgcccaaacttccggccaaaagctctgggacacttaacggagtttttaacggaatgaccaaaatgatggat
It encodes the following:
- the LOC103452816 gene encoding receptor-like protein kinase ANXUR1; the encoded protein is MIYKSHILFPLVLLSLFSSNTVRVRSEGSGSESYILSCGSSSDGETDSDGRKWTTDSKYLVASNNTKTAKAEYQDPALPSKVPFTTARIMNSATSYKFSVPSSKRMLVRFQFYPSTYDSADSLNGVFEVTANGLTLLKNFSPFITALALTQYYIIREYSIVPAESGILNITFTPSPNRENTFAFVNSVEVIPMEEIFKPTDLIGFRGQTIDVQNSSLQTMYRLSVGGEYIPANKDSGLARTWWDDSPYLLNSAYGASYFDGAFLGVSIKAPENVTIGHTKDVPEYIAPLTVYKTARSMGPNPHFNEKYNLTWVFQVDANFTYVVRFHFCDFQNTLVNQRTFDIYLNNKTAEESADVIQWAGAIGIPVYKDYATHVNDRDGDDLLWVGLHPNVKTHPQYYDAILNGLEVFKVNDKHGNLAGSNPVPSKMLLKADAAARGILANTA